The segment GGTCGGCGGGGATCGCCACCTACGTTGGTGCCGGAGGCCGGATTGGCTCCGTGACGCCGCCATTGTGTCCAGACTTCCAATTGCACAGGCCGCGATACGGTCCACGCCAGTGATGCGGTCAGCACGTCGGAGTTGGGACCGGTGGATGCGCCCAGCACGGATCCGTAATGCTGGTAGGAGTTGATGGCAAATTTGTGGGAGTAGACATAGGGCTCGATGCGGGTATACTCGCACACCAGCCGCGTGTTGGATAGACCTGCCGGATCATACCACTCTGCCCCGCCCTGAAAGCCGAGTTTATTGCCGAAGAAGCCCTCGCCGAGGTGTGTCGTACTGACATCATCGATCAGCAAATCCCCGTGCAGCAGGACGTCACGCAGGGGACGCCACTTCAGATCAAAACCCATCAACGCGTTGTCGCGGTCATCGGCGTAATGCTCCGCCGAACGCAGGAACATCATCGGATTCACGTAGTCCAGATCGAAGCTGCGTTCGCCATAGACCACGGCTTCGTAAATGCCCACCTGCAGCCATCGGGAAACGTTGACCTGCAGCCGGTGGGCCGCCAGAAACTTTTCCGCATAGTCGCGGCGTACAATTCCCTCTGCGGTGGTATCGGTGCCCACCACCACCGGCGGCCGTTGCTGCAGTTTTGCCTGCAAAGCGGTCAGCTCCACCGGACCGAGTGTGAACCTGCCGCGGAACTGGGTGTATGACGTCGGCTGGTCGGAGAGGATCAACGACTCAAAACGGCCGGATCCCCAGTGATTGCGGGCCTTGCCGAAGAACAGCGCGGCGTGTGGCACTTCGTAACTTATGCCCGCGTCGGCTTCATCGTAGTCAAAACCGCTGGGGCGCACATCATAGCGATAAGGAAAATCCGTCCGGTCGGCGAGTTTTGCGTCACCCCGCACATGAGCGTCCGTGGCGCGCACGGAAAAACCGAAATGGCGCAGCACACCGTGCACTTCAAAGCCGCTGGCCCATACCGACATCGCTCCGTTCGAATCCGCGCTGAGACGGTGGAACTCCTGCCGCGCTTCGAATACTGGATTGCCCGCGACCCGCCATGCCGGCCCGCGCAGCTCCGCCAGATCATGGCCGTTGCGGTAGAACGCCAGAGGCCCGGAGCCGTTCCCATCGGCATCGTCTCCGGTACTGTCCGCCAGTTGAGACAAATACTCCCCGGCCTCCCGCTTTTCAAGTCCGTTCAAAGCCTCCCAGTGCCCGCGCAGCAGCGTCAGGCGGCGCACCACATCCTCACGCGTGTAAGGCATGGTTTGCGGCAGCGGGCTCTCAAACAGGCCGCGTGCTTCCATGCGCAGCAGGAAATCGTAGACCGGATGCTTGGGCGGCACATCCACGGCGGTTGCCGTCTGCCAGAGCACCGGACACAAAAAGAGCGCG is part of the bacterium genome and harbors:
- a CDS encoding capsule assembly Wzi family protein, which produces MLALFLCPVLWQTATAVDVPPKHPVYDFLLRMEARGLFESPLPQTMPYTREDVVRRLTLLRGHWEALNGLEKREAGEYLSQLADSTGDDADGNGSGPLAFYRNGHDLAELRGPAWRVAGNPVFEARQEFHRLSADSNGAMSVWASGFEVHGVLRHFGFSVRATDAHVRGDAKLADRTDFPYRYDVRPSGFDYDEADAGISYEVPHAALFFGKARNHWGSGRFESLILSDQPTSYTQFRGRFTLGPVELTALQAKLQQRPPVVVGTDTTAEGIVRRDYAEKFLAAHRLQVNVSRWLQVGIYEAVVYGERSFDLDYVNPMMFLRSAEHYADDRDNALMGFDLKWRPLRDVLLHGDLLIDDVSTTHLGEGFFGNKLGFQGGAEWYDPAGLSNTRLVCEYTRIEPYVYSHKFAINSYQHYGSVLGASTGPNSDVLTASLAWTVSRPVQLEVWTQWRRHGANPASGTNVGGDPRRPWGPGDAQHVHFLDGDKETFRTVGLQGRVEMIHDLYVAASASVTSSDTRFMAGGKRSETRSLGMAELRWNPW